GGCCACACGGTTGTTTGAAATCTGAAGCTCCTCGTCCCGTTTCGCCATCCGATCTTCAAACATCCCTAACTCAGCCTTCAACCGGCTAATTTGCTGACGCAACTGGTCCGCTGAGATATTCTGTCTAGCGATACTTTGATGCAACTGTGTATTGTTCTTCTCTAGTTCCAGGGAGCGCTTCTCAAGAACGTCATATGATGCCTGCAGCTGCTCATACCGAGCGTTCGTTTCATTCAACTCCTGACAGCGCGTGTGGAGTTCCGCCCGAGTGCGCTCCAACACCAATTCCGTATTCACGAAGCGAGTTTGCACCGACTCGAATAACTCAAAAGAAACGGAAATGGCGGGGATAGTGCTTGGCGGAGGTCCCTCTTCCCCGTAAAAGAGCGCCTTCATAGCGCCGTAACCCGGCTCTCCCATGGACTCCAGAATAACCCGGTAGCCCTCTCCGTATTCAATCGCGGCTTTGGCCTCAACGCTGATGGGCCGCTCGCTGCCAGCCGCCGCGCCATCGTTTGCGGCGGCGCCGGTGACTGACCCGATGCTGCTGGACGGGCTGCGATCCTCACCCAATGGGTTGGGTCGATGGAACCCTCCAGAGTGACCTGCAACAGCGGCAtcgttcatttctttttccaagATGGCTAACGCACAGACCGAATACAACCAGAGCCAGGTAAACTATATGTTACCTGCTTCCCTTTTcgttccccccttttctttcctttttagtCACTTTCAGACCTGAATAGGAGGCAAGCAATGGCAAAATaatgtttttgctttgtaatgatggtgataataataataacggatGGAGAGAATGTCAGCACACAAAGGGCAGCGATTTCGGTGCCGCACACGTTCTTgtctcccttccccccttttttccttcttatcCCTGGGTCAAAAGGtggagaaaagcaaaaacaccttacatttcccccctttcaccAAGTCCTTCTTATCACACCGCAATGTGAACGTACGCGAGCACATTTGCAGCTGCTTCGTCCCTCACTTCCACCCACCTTACCGCTCCTTACGCACAACAGGAGCCAGAAAAGATTAAGTGAAAGGGGGACGAACTAAATGTGGACTGATATTAAGGTCCAGCCCTGTTGGCATGAGTTACAGTCATAAATTTACAACCCACGACATGCAggtgaaagggaggaggaaaaaaacagagaaggaaaaaaaaaaaaggtgaatcAAGCAGCAAAGAACACCAACTACCATTGCTCAATAGGCCCCTGGTTGGAGGGCCAATAGAGGTAGAATCTATGAGCACTGGCAATCAACATAAAATTATTCGCACACGCACgcacttcccccctccctcccccaccccctCCTCCCGCTAGCGCCATCACCGACCCAACGAAACAACAGCGCCCATTTGCGCACGCCGCAAGAACCTGccatatttccccccttcctttcctccacacCCTCACAGTGATGCGCCGCAAGGCAAGCACTTACGAAGCCCCAaaccatcatcattatcagtCGTccatttaaaagaaaaaaacagttaCGACCATTCCCCCGCACACGGTGGTCTTTCCTCCCATTTcctcatgcacacacacacacaacaacaaaaggcaGGCAAGTACACTTCCCAATCGCGGCAAAAAGTAAcgtaaacacaaaaaaaaacacgaaaagggaacacttttccttttgccttgGTGCTGCATTTCTCGAAAAGGTTTGGTAAGCCCGTGGGAAGAGAGAGTAAAGTGCGGTAACCGCACTATCAGCAACAAGCAAAGTAACATTTAATGGAAAGAatgacaacagcaacaaccatAATaatacaacgaaaaaaaaaaaacagggaacCCGTCGGGAAGAGAAACACGGAATGCCCGAAAACTTGAAGAgggataacaaaaaaaaaggacgaaCGAATTCCATGTAAACAGCCTCcgtaataataaaaacaataaagcCATCGCATGAACATGGAACACCGCGATTTTGgcaggcaaaaaaaaaaatgccgaaGCATCAACAGTGAACAATCATGTAAAAAAACGAGACGCATTCAAgacgaacaaaaagaaaagcagtaCCATACGTGTCTAAACAAATGTGGCACCGAGGCTGAAGCGTATATTGGTTCTCATACCGCATTGACACCCCCTTCTGCTAACAACTGTCGATACTTCGCTGTCGCGGGAACTAATTGCTGAGGCACTGCCTCGTCGAAATGTGGCTGGCGAAGCAAGCAGCCGATGATGATCTCATACACTGCCATGAATTCTATTGCTTTTCGGCCCCTTCTCCCCCTACCTGCAACAACATTACCgttaccaccaccacattGCCCGTCCTTCGCGTGAGGGTTAGTGCCATTGATGCGCAAAGTAgattcttcctcttcttcctctactATCTTCAGAGATGACCGGAAAATGTCTCCCATCAGTCGCGCATGAATGAGACGCTCCGTAGGTCCGAGTCCCTGCTGAGAATGACTCACAACAGAGTAGAGATATTTCGCTGCCTCCACAAGCCGTTTTTCCTGTAACAGCACCTCCACAATCTTATCATCGGCACGGAGCCTCACTAACGTATCCATGCCCATCTGCCACCACTCCTCACCCATATCCAGGAAGAGAAGAGCCATGGGTAATTGATCTGTTATGACGGTAGACCGCAGGAAATGCCTCAGAGGACCACAACCATCGGCGACGTATGGGAAAAGGCGCATGAGGTCCTGCTGAAGTCCACCTATCAGTGTAACACCGGTGCCCACCACACAACGAGCATATTCCAGTAGGGCGTAAAAGAGGTACCGGCAGAAACACAAGTGCGCGGAAGCCGAACCGCTGGTCGACGCAAGCGACCCCGCATCCATCGCATCCCCTGCGTACGTTTGTGTACCCTCTCTCATGTGACGCATCGCAGCGTCAACCAAAGGAGTAAACACGTCACGCTCTAGTCCAACCTGACCAACGCTTTCTTCAAGTAGTGAAACATCACGACGATGGGTCGAGGCATGAGACGATGTACATGCCGCAAGGATGTCCTGTATCGTCAGAGAACTCCTGCAGCGCCACGGTGGGCAATACGGCAACGGTCCATCCGTATCCTCCTCCGGAAGCCAATGGCAGAGCGCGGTAAGATTACCCGTAAGTAAAGCCGTACGGCTGAACTCCTGCTGGGGCATCAGAGAATATGTATCCCTCCCCGGTGTTCCACGTACAGTGGCCTCATGCAACGTGCTGGTTGAGGTTCGCGGACCCTTTATGCCGCATGGTGCCCGCAAGTGGTGATGAGCCGCATGGTGAGCTGTAATTAACTCGAAAGTACGGCCCACAGCAGAAAGGTGTTTCCGCCTCAAAAGCATATCGTACACAAGGGAGTGAACAGCCTTTCCAGCACAGTACATACGATTAAGATAAAACTGCACACGCTGACAGGGCTGCGACATCACAGCAGCTAATGCAAAGGGATTAACACCAACGAGGCACACGGCACCACTGCGGCGGTTGAGCAACAACGGCAGTGCACCAGAGATAAAATCGAGGTTGTAAATCTCATTATCTTCACACGAAATGGGATTGAACTTGTCCACGCGTTCCCCTGGGTGCAGTGATAGTGCCGCACTAAGCAGCGGTTGCATAACAGGAACCGCCACTTCTGCCCCGGAAGCATCGTCACACATGCAAATACGGCCTTTTCTCACGCAGCTATTCCGAACTCTGTTCGCCAGCCATGAAAACCACGAGGACTGCGTGAACATCCTGCGCCCCGCTTGGTTATTCCCCTCTCCTGAACTTATCGTATCCGACGAGATAACCCCTGAGCGACGCTGCATTTCAGATTCCCCAACTGAGCCTCGTGCACCAGAACCGTTGGTATGCCATGAACAGTCATGGTTGGCATCCTCTTCCCAATCCTCCTCGCAGTGAAGAATGTCAAATGCTGTCGATACGCCCAAACGCGGGGCatgcaaaacaacaagattATCGATCACCTGAAGTGCGATCGGCTCTCGACGCATATGCAGTTGGAAGTCAGTGCGCAACACTGCGTGCATAGTGAAAGAACTAACACCCCCGCTCTTTCCATCATCCGCAGAAGGAACGTAGCGAAACAATGTAACGCCGCCACTCCTCCGTGAAAGGCTACAGACAAACAGCTGTTGGTACAGCGCAAGCAGAACAACAGGATATCGCACAGGAGGTGTGTTCATACATGCGGCAGCGGGGAGTAGTGAAGAGGCCGTCGTCTCCCACTCCCCTTCAGCCGCCAGAAAGTTCTCCTCCAGCCTTAATGACGGCAGCCTACGAAGCCCCTGTTCTCCCTGAAGCTCAAACACCTTTACGTGCCACGGTTTCAGCATATTAATTGACAGTATAGCCATAGCTGCTGGACAGTAGTGCCAGTAGTCTGTGTGCGTCGTGTAGCGGCATAAAAGCACCCAGCCATCTTTGTTTTCAACACTCTTAGCACCGTACGGTATCCCAAGAAGATCTATGCTAATTGACGTGATGCAAAGGATCCGGCGGGTCGAAGGAGTGGCGGACTCACTGCTTTTTGTAGCACACCGCTGCTGCCGGTGCGGGTCACTCGCCGTAAACGGCGTAAGCAGCAAACCCCGATATGGCGCCTGACTTCCATTATCTCCTCTGTCCCCCCACACATTTTCCACCCAATAAAATGCACAGACGGGGTAAAAACCTTTGCGGAACCGCAGGTTTCGCGGTTTACACTGATAGGTTGCTATGAGGCTGTTTTCCCACTTGTTCTCCCCCTGCATTTGCAGGtggcaaagaaagaagaaaacagcatCAGTGTTTAAACTAACCGCAATGAGATGAGCCGGGCCCGTAGCATTACTGCACACGGGAATGGGGCAGCGCTTGGCGTGGTGAATTACTGACTGGTCATCGCTGCTCTTGGGCACAATTCTGAATGAAACGGCGTCACCGCACAGCATGGGGTGGTGCCGCAGCCACTTCTCCTCCTCTGTAAACCGCTTCTGTTGATGTTTCTGGTCCCCGGGTTGGTCAAGTGAGGTTTCTATCCGATCCGCcgccccctcctcctcctcctcatgcAACAATAACTGGTAAAAGCACACCTCGCGAGAATTATCACTGAAAATGACGACGTCATTTGCTACCTCATCAATGTATATTCGCGATGCAACAATGTTAGGGGCCCCCTCCACGCTACCGCCATTCTTACAGCCATTAGCAGCTGTACCGCTGGCACTGGTTTTGCCTTCGCGAACACCGACAGGACCCCCATGCGTTTTGAAGCGGAATATGGGCTTCTGGAACACTACGAATGGTGGGGTAGTGGACGCGTTGTACGACATGCCTATGGaaaaaagcgaaacaaaaaaaaaagcggcagcaacaataacaaaaatgaaagcaaccaaaaaaagagatgctaCTGGCGCCGCGGCCTAAAAGACcctattatttcttttcccgcTTGCTGCTGTTAACGGGGggtagtttctttttctttttctttttctctccctctggGGGAAAGGGCGGGGATTCTTGACCTTCTCTCCCTCACACTTCTCTTTGCGACCTTTTCTTCCACCAGCGCACTCTGAAGCCAGTAGGAATTACTGATTGCAACATTGTGTTACGGGAAATGGGGGGACATGTACaagtgtgtgtgggtgtttaagcacaaaagggaaagaatagAGAGAAAACGGGCAGCAGTAGTAACCAGAGCGGTAAACGACAGacgaccaaaaaaaaaaaacgaacgaACATGGGTATGCAAAAGCATTCAACAAGAGGCTCACAGTAAAGAACCCCACCAACATGTTAAGTGCAAAAGCAGGGTTAGGGGGCGTGAAGACACGCTTCCTAACCTTCGCTAAAGAAATaacagagaaaaataaacttctttttttttttttaagaaaacaaagactAGCGGAAAAGTGTTATTAGACAAACGCTGCGCAGTGTATGAACCATACCCAAGACCACACAAACAAGACGTATCTTCacgtacgtgtgtgtgtgcccgCACTTAGGCATCTGCCCGAGCATCAACGTGTTTGTCATTACACGAAGGTATAGAAGAAAACATATGTGTACCAGACAAATGACGCATTACTTTTGTCAACTAATAACTTAACTCACGTTTGAGGAAGGATTTGGGGCTCGTCAGCCAAGCCATATCATAGCTCTGTGATGACATAATGGCGTACAAAAACAGCATAGAGCATGTCGCCGGTGCAGTCATTGTATGAAACAGAATATCGAATGAGAGGGAAAGCAGGAACGCTGTTGTGAGCACTGGGAAGGCAGCGTAAAAGCGCCCCACCATGTAGCAACCACAGCAAAGCAGAAACACCTGAAACGCACCAGGAGTACGCCACCGGACCCAACTCCAGTATCGAGGCATCTCATCGACATTCCGTGCCATCCATTCGGGAAGAAACTTGTAGTAAAAATATTGCGTGTCACTTACTAAGTTACGATAGCGACGGTCTAGGGTGGGGCTCTTTGTAATGATTTCGTATGCTTTATTGATCTGATTCAACCTCGATATGTCGCCGACACGATTTGGCTCCAGATCGGGGTGGACCTCACGCATAAGCTCATGGTAACGCAACCGTACCATATGAGTGGAAGCCCCGGGCTTCAAGCCAAGTACCCGCCACGGGTCATAACCCTCCGCCTCATACGCGGGTGTCTCTTCATTCGCCTGATCCGAACCCGATCTGCCTGATATATTTTTCAACACATCCTCCTCGCGTGGTTTACGACTATGGCGGGAGCTCTCAATATCAGCAGGGACGCTGCCGTACGGAACTCCGCTGCCTCTACGGTAAATATGACCAATACACCCACATGGCATGGCGACGCGAGGGCGCCGTAATGCCACGCGCCACATGGAATGTATAAACTTATGAGTAAATagataataaaataatgtgTACGGACAATTTTACTTGTGGTCGGTGGTTTTAATTACACGGTGGCGCCTTTGATTAAGTAACTAAGCGCACGAAGGGAAATTTCTTCACacggtttcttctttttttttttccttctcgtcacttcctttccttcgttttAACGTGTCAGTCAACTCCCCGTTTAAACGAGCTGCGGAGACACGTAATAGAAGCTTGTGTGAATGACCCTTGTACTCAAGTGTAGAGCTAAGAAGCGTGCTCGTTGGGgctctaaaaaaaaaaaaaaattacgcCTCCACTTTGCTACTAGCAGCGCGTCTCActgccctttttttaaaaaaatctttttGGAGGAAAAATCAGTTAAAGGTGGGGAAAGAATCAACGGCAGAGGGCGATGTATTTTTGTTCGACGTGCTTCgcatacgcacacacatgtgAACCTTGCTCACAAGTGGGAGAAGAACTTTAAGTGGATGACGGACATGTGTGCAACCTTCGGCAGTAAAATTATAACCTCAAAATAAATGGGTGTGCTTCACTCTTAGCGACGTCACcgccaacaaaaagaacacacgCACAAGCGCTACACCCCACCTCACGCCTTCCCATcgacgaaaaaaaatgttcgtTGGGCACAAACATTAGTGTACACTTGCGTACACACCAACATGCGCACACTTATTACTCGCAGACATTATCGTGGCGCACAACTTAAAAGCAGgaagagtgtgtgtgtgtgagagagagagagaggtgtgtatatataaatatataagtaaATGTTACATTCCGCCTCCGGCCACCCTACAACCGAGAGAGTGAAAACAACCAGACAAAGAGTAGATGTGGCAAgtgcacactcacacaaacatacagcCCCATTCCAAAGCGCTCCACCACACACTTAACGTTAACgtcaccttttccctttggtACTTCCCCTTTCAGTCCTTCGTTGCCGGAATCTGCCTAACCTGCAAAGACGAAAGCACTCAAACTAGGCCACCTACGCAATCACCCAACAATATTGAGTCAACGTAACTACAAAATGAAGGTCCACAGAAGCCCGTGTATAATCATTACAATGGCAGTTGCCAACCGCCGCTCATGATACAGCACAAATGCCCACAACGAGAGAACCAATGACACCCAGAGCCATTCCACTAACGGGCACAAGAACAGTAAAGCCACAAACAACATGGTAGTTAGTCCTATGCTTGCCGTATGAAGGTCCTGCGGACTGCGGAGAAGGAGCAAACGTCTCACTGGCAATTGCTGAAGCGCAGCGTAGCCCACAACAGCTGTAACCACATGATGTAAAAGAAGCAGTGGGTAATATATGAGCCCCCACAAGATTCGATACCAACTCGCGTACGGAGCCCCAGCATACGGCTCTTCCATAAGAAGAAGGCTGTGAGTAAAACTGACTACGGAACACTGCGGGTCGAGGTTTACCTGCGAAGGGGTCCCATCTCCCCTCGTTGACGAGTGTGGAATGGCAGGAACACATACTTTCAGGAACACGGAACCATTCACTGCGAGCGCTCCGCCGCTTTGGGGCTCATCACGTACGTAATCGTGCACGCTATGTACGTGCGCCCGGCCGTAACGAACAAAATCGGCCGCCATCATCGCGTAAGCCCGATCCGCCGCAGACGCGTTAACGTTAAACATAATCTCCGGTATCATCTCCTCCCCCTGTGCCGTTTTAACATGCGTTTGCTTCAGCAGATGCCCTAAAGGCACGGAAACGCTGGTGAGTATGGCGGCAGGCCGACGCGCGAGCGGTACCTCCCCACCAAGCATATCACGCAAACTATACACCACCAGCTCCATAACCAAGAAGGGTTGAACGCCCTGGTTATTCCAACTATGCCATAGGGAGCGGAGAGCCACTAAAGCAGCGGTAGGGCACATGGTCGTGAAGCGCCACTCACGAGGCACAACCACCGCGTCATAGAATGGGATCCGAAGCGGGGCAGAGAACGTAGACCTAGCAGGCTGTGACGACTGCAAATACCGTGTTTGTAGCATGGATGGCGACGACCACAGACCAGTGAGATCACCCGCAACAAAGAATGTGCTGTCGGCAAGTAGACAGCCTTGGCACTCTGTGGCTATGCCAGGAACAGCGAAGAGAATCTCCTCAATAGTACTGAAGGGACGAATTGGGGGAAGCAAGTTGGTACCATCGTCCACTACAAGCGAAGCACCCATGTAATACTTGTCATGCGCTCCGCTGCTCAATGTATCCTTCTGCATGTGTCGCTCAGAAGTAATGCGTACACCGATGAATGTGTCATTGTAGCGATAGATGAGCCGCTGTTGTTGTCCGTTCCCGGGGTCCTTAAGAACCTCAGAGAAAAAGTAATTGACAAAATGGGAACGGTAAACGCCACCTTGCTGCAGAAACAGGTGGTGGACACTGTCAAAACTGTGATGCTCCACAATGCTGAAACTGTTCAGTAACGCCACACTATGTGGAGAACGCTTGCGCTTTCCAACGCCCGCACGGCTCCGTCCCTCGCCTTGCCCCGGTCGCCGACGTCTCGTGTTCAACGAAGACCCAGCATTAACAACAGCCCCTCCGCCCGATCCTTCGACGATTGGTGCATTACTGTCATCATCAGCATCGTAATCATCAGAACTGTAACCGTAGTCACCCGGATTGGCAGCACcctcttcatcttcaccCACGTGTTCGTTCCAAGTGTCCCCAATGAGTTCAACACCGAGCTCCACGCCTTTACGTCGCATATCAGCCTCACACAATAGCAGGGGGCGTTTCCTTCCCGTTGCCGCCCAAACCACCGGAAGGGAATCACCTTGAGAGGGTAGTGATCGCAGGTGCAGCAGCGCCAACGTAGGTCTAACCTCCACCACAAACGAAATAGTGGTCCGCCCTTGGGTGTGACTATCTTGTACAAGGGCATCACGCATTGTGATGCGGAGCAGTCGGGGAAGTTGAAGCCGCTTCAACAGCTGCCCACTTTCCTGCTGCTCGTTGTACTCAATCGGACTCAGCATCTGAAACGAAGGGCAAGGAGACAGCTGCAGCCGCAAATGCTTGCGTGTCGCAGAATCAACGCTCACATCCATCCCGGCACGCATCTGTGCCAAACAAGAGGCGAGGCCCACGCCTGCCGTAGAGCCCTCTGGGCCACCGCCCTCCTCTATGACATCGGGATTCTGCAGCTCCTCTAACAAAACATTCTGCGGAGGAAACGCGCCTCCACTAACGAACCTTGTGCCGCTTACATTAATAAAAATGGTCGGAACTCGCCCCTCAACCTCGCACTGCTTAATCGCTGGTGGCGACGCCCCCACCGCTGGCGGTTCGTCCATTACCTCAACACGGGAAAACAGCACGAGCGAAGCGGGCGCAGTGGATGTGACTGAAATGTTTGTTCCACATATCAAATCCTTGTGTAGAGCCGTCCGAAGAAATAAGTTGTGGGGAACCGAGAATGAAGCGTAGTAAGGTAACTTAACTCGGATGGCGTACACACCCTCACCCGTTACGCCCTCGTACAAACGTGCAGCGGCCACGAAGCGCTCCTCCGCTGTCATGGCAGCAGTTGCCGCAGTGAGCaccagttgttgttgctgctgagcATGCTGCCGATCTTTTTCAGCCTTTTCCCGTCGTGCTTTTTCGATCTCATCAAGTTGACTCTTTGTTATTCTTCGGCGGGCGAGCGCCTGCTGCACTTCTGGTCGCAACCCCGTCACGTCAATACCCTCACGCGTGAGACGGAATTCCTCTCGTAGCGCTTTTAGTTGCTGTTCGACCACCTCCTGAGACACAAACTTCTGTTCCTTCGAAGGAACGAAGCTGGCACGCCGAGAACGCAGAGTGGATTCCGTATCATCAGGAAGTCTAAGAAGCTGCTCGAGCGAAGCAAAAAGTGGTTCGCATGTCACCTCAGCGCCGCCCACGTGGCGAACGTACTCTTCCCACTCGGGGGCAGTCCCCCCCGCGGCCCCGTCAGGATGGTTGACCTCAGTCCAATACGTAAGCACCTCCGACCCGCGCAGTGTACCACGGACACATTTGGCAAGGAAGCTCTCCATCACCTCCCGCTCCTGATGGTGATCGTGACtaccttctcccttttgaccAGCATATGGATGTGAAGACGTGGCGTGAAGAAAACTCGCCATGCGCCCTGGCTGACTTCGGTCCAAGTGAAAGACGACGTCCACCGACCTGCTACCATTCTTCATTCCCGCCCCCCTGTCTGTCGCATTGCTCCTCTCCCAGTGCATATACGTCCTTTCACTAATATCCAACTCGGAGGCAACAATATCAGCAACGCCCAGCTGACCAAGCAATGGCCGCATTGCCCGATCCTCACGCACGAGGGTGGAGGGGTTCATAAAAGGCAAAAATTTTGACAGCCCATCAGATGCCTCAGCAGCAGGACGGGAGCGGAAGCGAAACCATGACGAGTCCTCAGCCGATCCACCAACGCTCCAGGTAGAAGCCCCCTCAATCACTTCGCTCGGTACAAAATCCCCCCCAGTGTGATGGCATGGTTGTGACATGCTGAGGTGCTCCTGGGCGAGGAAAAGGTGATGCGATACCTCTTTCGACTGCAAGTGATGTTCTGTTGCTATGACAGTAAAGGAAATGCACTGTCTTGAGTTATCAACCTTGATGTCGGACCAGCGCGTGGTGCGTGCAACCCACCATGGTAACGAGCAGCCACTGGCCGTAAGCCGCTCAGCACTACTCTTAATAGAATTCTCAAAGTCACCGGGTGCGACAAGGTGCACACCCAAATTTGACGACGAGGGCTTCTCCTGGGCCGCTACAGCATTAGAGGAGCTTGCTGGTTTAATACCTTCCGCATGAAGGCAGATAGAAAAGCGACCGCGTCCAGAGTACGCGTCGCATTCGTGATCTAGTGTGGTATTCA
This sequence is a window from Trypanosoma brucei gambiense DAL972 chromosome 7, complete sequence. Protein-coding genes within it:
- a CDS encoding chaperone protein DNAj, putative, which encodes MWRVALRRPRVAMPCGCIGHIYRRGSGVPYGSVPADIESSRHSRKPREEDVLKNISGRSGSDQANEETPAYEAEGYDPWRVLGLKPGASTHMVRLRYHELMREVHPDLEPNRVGDISRLNQINKAYEIITKSPTLDRRYRNLVSDTQYFYYKFLPEWMARNVDEMPRYWSWVRWRTPGAFQVFLLCCGCYMVGRFYAAFPVLTTAFLLSLSFDILFHTMTAPATCSMLFLYAIMSSQSYDMAWLTSPKSFLKRELSY